CGGAGGGCCAGCAcggcggcgaagaaggccaGCCCGATGGCCACCGACGACATGAGCACCACCAGGATCGCGAACTTGGCCGCGCGGGGCCGCCCGGCGCCCAGCTCGTTCGACACCCGCACACTGATGGCGGCGTTGAACCCGAAGAACACCATGATCTCCCACCCGAACAGGTTCGTGCTGTATATATGTAACACGCGGCGATCGATCAAGCCAATCAATCAGGGGTTAGAGAACTTGCtgaaacagcagcagcaaccatGCATTTCATCTGGAACACGCGACACCACTACTCACTGCTCACCAGATGGAGACTGCCGCAACAGCGACCTGAGCGTTCTCCAGGTTGCCGACGATGACGATGAGGAACATGTAGAACCAGAACTCCAGGCTGCACGGACAAGATGACGTACGTCTCATCATTCAACAATCTAATAATGCAAGGTCAAACACGAGACACGAATCTCGATGCTCCGATCCAAGTAATAACGGTACCAGAGCATGACGGCGGAGCCGAGGGAGAGTCGCGCGAAGCCGACGAGGTCGGAGAAGGCGAGCCAGTCGAATCCGTTCCACGCGCCGGGGCAGTACCCCATGAGGATGTAGGCGAGCTGGCCGAGCACGACGAACCACCAGGACGCGTTGAGCGCGACGGCGAGTCCGACGAGCCCCATCCGCATGGGCCCCACGAGGAGCCAGCTGAGCGCGACGTGGAACGCCAGcccggcggcggagacggccGCCATGGCCACGACCTTGCTCTGCGCCTGCAGGAACTTCTGGATGGGGAAGTTGAGGGCGTAGGCGAAGAGCTGCGGGATCATGTAGAGCGCGAGCCTCCCCGCGAGGGCGGCGATGTCGGCGTCCTGGTGGAAGAGGCGCAGGATCGGGGTGGCAAAGAGGTAGAGCGGGAGCATGAGCACGGCCATGCCGGTGAGGATGATCCACGAGCGCTGCAGGTACACGCCCAGCATGTGCAGCTGCTTCGCGCCGTACGCCTGCCCGCACAGCGTCTCCAGCGCGCTCCCCATGCCCAGCTGCATGCAACACACGCACCCAGCCCCAGCATGCTCCACCGATCAGCTCTGTCTGTGTCGAGCAAAATCTCGTTTCGCGTGACTGAAAAAAATCTCATCCAAGAACTTAAATTTCAAGTTTTCATTATTATGTTTCCAGAGAAGAAAATCTAAGAACTAAAAGTATGATCTTTTTTTATGCAATCCTTGTGTATGTGGCTGGCCTGCTCTAGGTTACTGATCTCGTTTCGTTGACTTGACCAACTAGTCCAGTATTTTTTACGGCAAGCATTGACGGCATTGATGACCACGCCGAGGATCAACCGAAGCATGCATCTCGATGCTCGCAGGATCAACCGTACCGTGATGCCGAGTGCGAGGCCGGCGATGACGTTGTTCTCGGTGGAGACGGCGTCGAGCTCGAGCGTTGTGAGGTGGCCGGCGAAGACGAGCGTGAC
The Panicum hallii strain FIL2 chromosome 6, PHallii_v3.1, whole genome shotgun sequence genome window above contains:
- the LOC112897191 gene encoding protein DETOXIFICATION 33-like, with amino-acid sequence MASSGGGGNNGGGGDERLREALLAPAGDGNGNGGKVGEGNLEEIRSVRAFLRHAAEENRRLWYLAGPAIFTSIAQYSLGAVTLVFAGHLTTLELDAVSTENNVIAGLALGITLGMGSALETLCGQAYGAKQLHMLGVYLQRSWIILTGMAVLMLPLYLFATPILRLFHQDADIAALAGRLALYMIPQLFAYALNFPIQKFLQAQSKVVAMAAVSAAGLAFHVALSWLLVGPMRMGLVGLAVALNASWWFVVLGQLAYILMGYCPGAWNGFDWLAFSDLVGFARLSLGSAVMLCLEFWFYMFLIVIVGNLENAQVAVAAVSICTNLFGWEIMVFFGFNAAISVRVSNELGAGRPRAAKFAILVVLMSSVAIGLAFFAAVLALRDVYGAPFTGSPAVVREVASLGVVFALSLLLNSVQPVLSGVAVGAGWQWLVAYVNLGCYYLVGIPVGYLIAFPLRGGVRGMWGGMLTGVGLQTVVLVAITLRTDWDREAREASSRIRKWGGSAADKALDH